Proteins from a single region of Flavobacterium sp. YJ01:
- a CDS encoding arylsulfatase translates to MKTAKYNKVIFFLSITILSSFFVNAQDVLPFPPAPSASQAGVTIETSSYKKRTEPKHLSADAPNILIILMDDAGPGAPSTYGGEINTPTLSKVANTGISYNRFHSTAMCSPTRASLLTGRNHTRVGNGQIAAIANDFDGFSGTIPKSSATIAEILKDYGYNTAAFGKWHNTPEEQITSKGPFDYWPTGYGFEYFYGFLAGEASQYEPTLVRNTTYVEHPKTSGGHNYYHLSEDLADDAILWLNEQKAYAPEKPFFVYWAPGAAHGPHHVMKEWADKYKGKFNDGWDAYRERVFKRQKELGWIPQNTLLTPRAESMTSWANIPEAEKPFQRRLMEIWAGFAEHADFNAGRVIDEIEKLGELDNTIIIYIWGDNGSSAEGLNGTISEQLAQNAIPTKIEQHIAALNELGGLDVLGGPKTDNMFNAGWAWATSTPYQGTKLQGAYFGGTRQPMAISWKKGIKHDKTPRPQFHHVIDIAPTIFEIDKIPVPKVVNGFPQDELDGVSMVYTFTDPKAKGTRHTQFFDIMASRGIYQDGWFASARGPREPWVGGIPKGIKQWSPLTDTWQLYNLDQDWSQAVDLAAKEPKKLEEMKALFLTESAKNKNLPIGGGLWSTALYHPEDAPSSPLTQWTFDTPIKGMPESAAPKLGKVSSIVTMDVEVPENANGVLYALAGFSGGVTCYVKDGYLNYEFNLFEVQRTKVKSKDKLPKGKVKIEVESKLVDKIGGSMNVTLKVNGAVVDQGTVPTAMSLHFTSNATFDIGTDLDSPVSLDYFDQAPFSFNGKIGKTKIVYTKKS, encoded by the coding sequence ATGAAAACTGCAAAATATAATAAGGTAATTTTCTTTTTGAGCATAACTATTTTAAGCTCATTTTTTGTAAACGCACAAGATGTTTTACCATTTCCTCCAGCTCCGTCTGCATCTCAGGCAGGAGTTACAATTGAAACATCCAGTTACAAAAAAAGAACAGAGCCTAAACATCTCTCGGCAGACGCACCTAATATTTTAATTATATTAATGGATGATGCTGGACCAGGTGCACCTTCGACCTATGGCGGAGAAATAAATACGCCAACATTGTCCAAAGTCGCCAATACAGGAATTTCATATAATCGTTTTCATTCAACAGCCATGTGTTCGCCAACGCGTGCTTCTTTGCTTACAGGACGTAATCATACTCGTGTGGGCAACGGTCAAATTGCTGCTATTGCAAATGATTTTGATGGTTTTAGCGGAACAATTCCAAAGAGTTCTGCAACAATAGCTGAGATATTAAAAGATTACGGTTATAATACCGCAGCATTTGGAAAATGGCACAATACGCCCGAAGAACAAATTACATCTAAAGGACCATTCGATTATTGGCCAACAGGTTACGGATTCGAATATTTTTATGGTTTCCTTGCCGGAGAAGCTTCGCAATATGAACCTACTTTGGTACGAAATACCACTTATGTGGAACATCCGAAAACGTCTGGTGGACATAATTATTACCATTTATCAGAAGATTTGGCTGATGATGCAATACTTTGGTTAAACGAACAAAAAGCATACGCACCAGAAAAGCCTTTTTTCGTGTATTGGGCACCTGGAGCAGCTCACGGCCCACATCATGTAATGAAAGAATGGGCAGACAAATACAAAGGCAAATTTAATGACGGATGGGACGCTTACCGCGAAAGAGTATTTAAACGTCAAAAAGAATTGGGATGGATTCCACAGAATACGTTGCTTACGCCAAGAGCAGAATCGATGACATCATGGGCAAATATTCCAGAAGCAGAAAAACCTTTTCAGCGACGTCTTATGGAAATATGGGCGGGTTTTGCCGAACATGCCGATTTTAATGCGGGAAGAGTTATTGACGAAATCGAAAAACTGGGAGAACTTGACAATACAATTATCATTTATATCTGGGGCGATAATGGTTCGTCTGCCGAAGGCTTAAATGGAACAATCAGCGAACAATTAGCCCAAAATGCAATTCCCACAAAAATTGAACAACATATTGCCGCTTTAAACGAATTAGGAGGTTTAGATGTCCTAGGTGGACCAAAAACAGATAATATGTTCAATGCCGGATGGGCTTGGGCAACAAGTACGCCGTATCAGGGAACAAAATTGCAGGGCGCTTATTTTGGAGGAACACGCCAACCAATGGCAATTTCATGGAAAAAAGGAATTAAACACGATAAAACGCCAAGACCACAGTTTCATCATGTAATTGATATTGCGCCGACTATATTTGAAATCGACAAAATTCCTGTTCCAAAAGTAGTAAATGGTTTTCCACAAGACGAATTAGACGGCGTTAGTATGGTTTATACTTTTACTGATCCAAAAGCGAAAGGAACACGTCATACACAGTTTTTTGATATTATGGCAAGTCGTGGTATCTATCAAGACGGATGGTTTGCAAGTGCAAGAGGACCAAGAGAACCTTGGGTAGGAGGAATCCCGAAAGGCATTAAACAATGGTCACCATTAACAGATACTTGGCAGTTATATAATTTGGATCAGGATTGGTCGCAGGCAGTTGATTTAGCTGCAAAAGAACCTAAAAAGCTGGAAGAAATGAAAGCTTTATTTTTAACAGAATCAGCCAAAAATAAAAACCTTCCAATTGGTGGCGGATTATGGTCAACCGCACTTTATCACCCAGAAGATGCGCCTTCTTCTCCTTTAACACAATGGACTTTTGATACGCCAATAAAAGGAATGCCAGAATCAGCGGCTCCAAAATTAGGAAAAGTAAGCAGTATCGTAACAATGGATGTAGAAGTTCCTGAAAATGCAAACGGAGTTTTGTATGCACTCGCAGGATTCTCGGGTGGTGTTACCTGTTATGTAAAAGATGGCTATTTAAACTACGAGTTTAATTTGTTTGAAGTCCAGCGAACTAAAGTTAAATCAAAAGATAAATTACCAAAAGGTAAAGTAAAAATCGAAGTCGAATCGAAGCTCGTTGATAAAATTGGCGGTTCGATGAATGTAACACTAAAAGTAAATGGCGCAGTAGTTGACCAGGGAACGGTTCCAACAGCAATGTCTCTTCATTTTACGTCAAATGCCACTTTTGATATTGGAACCGATTTAGATTCTCCCGTTTCTTTAGACTATTTCGATCAGGCTCCGTTTTCATTCAATGGAAAAATAGGAAAGACAAAAATTGTCTATACCAAGAAAAGTTGA
- a CDS encoding arylsulfatase, producing MKPLSKYFIRLVFLISINLVNAQQSNAWPDRTVLPIEPYQKTGKIAPTIKDSDPIEWPKEISAPDGAPNVLLIMIDDVGYGATSTFGGPIPTPVFDNLAKNGLTYNRFHTTAVCSSSRAALITGRNHHTAATGIIMEFSTPYPGYNSLVPRSVASIGKILTDNGYGTSWFGKNHNVPDWQTSPAGPFNLWPTGLGFEYFYGFLGADAHQFRPALMQNTKPVDPYIVDGKVDENYILDKDLANKAINWIQTQKSVSPNKPFFVYYTPGTAHAPHQAPKDWIEKFKGKFDYGFEKQRQMTFEKQKAMGIIPKDAKLAPTPSEYQKWDALSPNMKKIVAREMEVYAAQLAYSDYQIGRVIQSIKDMGELDNTLIIYIMGDNGASAEDPTGHGLTSEIGIMVNGEVDTEEFMLKNIDNFGGPWMAEHYSQSWAHAMNTPYQWDKKIASHLGGSRTGMVISWPAKIKQTGQIRSQFTHITDIVPTILEAATLPVPKSVDGFVQEPMAGTSIEYTFDSAKAPEKHTTQYFEIIGNRAIYKDGWIASTTPKILPWEGNHPASKDPVNDYKWELYDLNTDFSQTNDIAAKNPKKLKELQDEFNKEASKYEVYPLDDRYIERLNPENRPNFNKGRNEFIYHQGSSRITEGMAPNMKNTSYSIKADIEVKSGDEGMIITQGGYFGGTALMLLKGKPTFSYAFSHYPNHKWTIQSPTPLTAGKHTIVMNFDYAGGGGGKAAKVTILVDSKEVAKGDIPRTVPKRFSSDETLDVGEDFGTPVTRDYEVPFKFQGSIEKVIVNLKS from the coding sequence ATGAAACCTCTAAGCAAATACTTTATCAGACTGGTTTTTCTAATTTCAATAAACTTAGTTAATGCACAACAGTCTAATGCATGGCCTGACAGAACAGTGTTGCCTATTGAACCTTACCAGAAAACAGGAAAAATTGCACCCACAATTAAAGATTCTGATCCAATCGAATGGCCCAAAGAAATTAGTGCTCCCGATGGAGCACCAAATGTTTTACTAATTATGATTGATGATGTTGGATATGGTGCAACTTCTACTTTTGGAGGACCAATACCAACTCCGGTTTTTGACAATTTAGCTAAAAATGGTTTAACGTATAACCGTTTCCATACTACAGCAGTTTGCTCTTCTTCAAGAGCAGCATTAATTACTGGAAGAAATCATCATACGGCAGCAACAGGTATTATTATGGAATTTTCAACTCCATATCCTGGATATAACAGTTTAGTACCAAGAAGTGTGGCATCAATTGGAAAAATCCTGACCGATAATGGTTATGGAACTTCATGGTTTGGTAAAAATCATAATGTTCCAGATTGGCAGACCAGCCCTGCAGGACCTTTCAATTTATGGCCTACGGGTTTAGGATTTGAATATTTCTATGGTTTTTTAGGAGCAGATGCACACCAGTTTAGACCTGCTCTTATGCAGAATACAAAACCTGTAGATCCTTATATTGTCGATGGAAAAGTAGATGAAAACTATATTTTAGACAAAGATTTAGCCAACAAGGCAATTAATTGGATTCAGACTCAAAAATCAGTATCGCCAAATAAACCTTTCTTTGTTTATTACACTCCTGGAACTGCTCATGCTCCGCATCAGGCACCCAAAGATTGGATCGAAAAGTTTAAGGGCAAATTTGATTATGGTTTTGAAAAACAGCGTCAAATGACCTTTGAAAAGCAAAAAGCAATGGGAATCATACCAAAAGATGCAAAACTGGCACCAACGCCAAGTGAATATCAAAAATGGGATGCTTTAAGCCCGAATATGAAAAAAATCGTAGCAAGAGAAATGGAGGTTTATGCAGCTCAATTAGCTTATAGTGACTATCAGATAGGACGAGTGATCCAATCCATAAAAGATATGGGAGAACTTGATAATACTTTGATAATTTACATTATGGGTGATAACGGAGCTAGTGCCGAAGATCCAACTGGTCATGGACTTACCAGCGAAATCGGAATTATGGTAAACGGAGAGGTAGACACAGAAGAATTTATGTTAAAAAACATAGATAATTTTGGAGGCCCGTGGATGGCAGAACATTATTCGCAAAGCTGGGCACACGCTATGAATACACCATATCAATGGGATAAAAAAATTGCTTCGCATTTAGGCGGAAGCCGCACAGGAATGGTCATTTCTTGGCCTGCTAAAATCAAACAAACAGGACAAATTCGTAGTCAGTTTACCCATATTACAGATATAGTGCCTACAATTTTAGAAGCAGCTACGCTTCCAGTTCCCAAAAGTGTTGACGGTTTTGTGCAAGAACCTATGGCAGGTACAAGTATTGAATATACTTTTGATAGTGCCAAAGCTCCAGAAAAACATACCACTCAATATTTTGAAATTATAGGAAACAGAGCTATTTATAAAGATGGTTGGATTGCAAGTACTACACCCAAAATATTACCATGGGAAGGAAATCATCCGGCATCAAAAGATCCTGTAAATGATTACAAATGGGAACTATATGATCTAAATACCGATTTTTCTCAAACTAATGATATTGCGGCTAAAAATCCGAAGAAATTAAAAGAGTTGCAGGACGAATTCAATAAAGAAGCATCTAAATACGAAGTTTATCCGTTAGATGATAGATATATTGAAAGATTAAATCCAGAAAACAGACCTAATTTTAATAAAGGAAGAAACGAATTTATATATCATCAAGGATCTTCACGTATTACGGAAGGTATGGCTCCAAATATGAAAAATACATCCTACAGTATAAAAGCAGATATTGAAGTGAAATCAGGAGACGAAGGAATGATAATCACACAAGGAGGTTATTTTGGAGGAACAGCACTAATGCTTTTAAAAGGAAAACCAACTTTCTCATACGCTTTTTCTCATTATCCAAATCACAAATGGACAATACAATCTCCAACTCCCTTAACAGCTGGTAAACATACCATTGTAATGAATTTCGACTATGCAGGCGGAGGCGGAGGTAAAGCTGCTAAAGTTACCATATTGGTTGATAGCAAGGAAGTTGCAAAAGGAGATATTCCTAGAACTGTTCCCAAAAGATTTTCATCAGATGAAACCTTAGATGTTGGTGAAGATTTTGGAACGCCTGTAACAAGAGATTATGAAGTTCCGTTTAAATTTCAAGGCAGTATAGAAAAAGTTATTGTGAATTTAAAATCTTAA
- a CDS encoding arylsulfatase, translated as MRNYIVLFIVLAFATEISAQQNYFNPTVKVKDYLEPAIPHPDQDKEMKDKMSKLKKKPNILIILIDDMGYGDIGVYGGGVAIGAPTPNMDKLAHDGLQLTSTYAQPTCTPSRAAIMTGRIPARSGLTRPTLTGENPKVNPWASENTTAKILSQNGYKSAISGKWHLGESKGSLPNEVGYDEWLGFGSVQSEYAQLVNEWIYPDLINKPDRLNAVKKMVNQNILTGKKGEENKVVQPISTIEELSKVDQVFANYSEDFIKRSVKENKPFYLIHSFSKVHNDNYVSEGYKGKSPAAIPYKDAIVEVDDIVGRLMKLLQDLKIDENTLVFLTSDNGPNEDVWPDGGYTPFRGGKGTTWEGGVRVPGIAYWKGMIAPGRISDGLFDICDMFNTSLSAAGVLDKIPSSNYIDGVDQLSFFLSDKGVSNRNAVFMYSETKFMAIRWQEYKVHMNVFNTSATRRNLDQSTIQSIGMSPWVYNIYADPKEQLSQGHRYFEWGIPGVMQLIAAHLSTYQKYPMKDIGLKKPGAE; from the coding sequence ATGAGAAATTACATTGTTTTATTCATTGTTTTAGCTTTTGCTACTGAAATCAGCGCACAGCAAAATTATTTTAACCCAACCGTTAAGGTAAAAGATTATCTAGAACCGGCAATTCCACATCCAGATCAGGATAAAGAGATGAAGGATAAAATGAGCAAATTGAAAAAGAAACCTAATATTCTGATAATTCTTATTGATGATATGGGTTATGGAGATATTGGTGTTTATGGTGGAGGTGTAGCAATCGGCGCACCAACGCCAAACATGGATAAATTAGCTCACGACGGACTTCAATTGACTTCGACTTATGCACAGCCAACTTGTACACCAAGTCGCGCTGCTATTATGACAGGAAGAATTCCAGCAAGATCAGGTTTAACAAGACCAACTTTGACAGGAGAAAATCCTAAAGTAAATCCGTGGGCTTCTGAAAATACAACGGCAAAAATACTTTCTCAAAATGGTTATAAATCGGCTATTTCTGGAAAATGGCATTTAGGAGAAAGCAAAGGAAGTCTTCCTAATGAAGTTGGTTATGATGAATGGCTTGGATTTGGTTCTGTTCAGTCAGAATATGCGCAGTTGGTAAACGAGTGGATTTATCCAGATTTAATTAATAAACCAGACCGATTAAATGCGGTTAAAAAAATGGTAAATCAAAATATTCTAACTGGCAAAAAAGGAGAAGAAAATAAGGTTGTACAGCCAATTTCGACTATTGAGGAATTATCAAAAGTAGATCAGGTCTTTGCCAATTACAGTGAAGATTTTATCAAACGTTCGGTAAAAGAAAATAAACCATTTTATTTAATTCATTCTTTTTCGAAAGTACATAACGATAACTACGTATCTGAAGGTTATAAAGGAAAAAGTCCAGCTGCAATTCCATACAAAGATGCCATTGTAGAAGTTGATGATATTGTGGGAAGATTGATGAAACTTTTACAGGATTTAAAAATCGATGAAAATACATTAGTATTCCTTACTTCAGATAACGGTCCTAACGAAGATGTTTGGCCAGATGGCGGTTACACACCGTTTAGAGGAGGAAAAGGAACAACTTGGGAAGGCGGAGTAAGAGTACCAGGAATCGCATACTGGAAAGGCATGATTGCTCCGGGACGCATAAGCGATGGATTATTTGATATTTGCGATATGTTTAATACGTCTCTTTCAGCAGCAGGAGTATTAGATAAAATTCCGTCGTCCAATTATATTGATGGAGTAGACCAATTATCATTTTTTTTGTCTGATAAAGGAGTATCAAATAGAAATGCGGTTTTCATGTATTCAGAAACAAAATTTATGGCTATTCGCTGGCAGGAATACAAAGTACATATGAATGTTTTTAATACTTCGGCTACAAGAAGAAATCTAGATCAGTCTACTATTCAAAGTATCGGAATGAGTCCGTGGGTTTATAATATTTATGCAGACCCAAAAGAACAATTGAGTCAGGGACACCGTTATTTCGAATGGGGAATTCCAGGTGTTATGCAATTGATAGCAGCACACCTATCTACTTATCAAAAATATCCAATGAAAGACATCGGTTTAAAGAAACCAGGTGCTGAATAG
- a CDS encoding arylsulfatase, with translation MKSLISPKLLLILAVFLFSCNQSQKTDSVTEKTDSGELDRTTLPIPEPPFGGKIGETYKDSKEEWPKLVTPPQGAPNVIIILLDDVGFGQVSTFGGPVPTPELDKLAANGLKYNRFHTTAICGPSRAALLTGRNHHNAGSGFLAEWATGYPSYNCMIPKTTATSGRILKGNGYSTSWFGKNHNTPDWESSITGPFDRWPTGLGFDYFYGFIGGETHQYYPVLFENTKAVEPDKSPEQGYHFMTDMTDRAINWLEYSKSVAPQKPVMMYFAPGAAHAPHHAPKEWRDKFKGQFDKGWDAVRQETYERQLKMGIIPKGTKLTPRPDWVTPWDKLSADQKKLFAKLMENYAGYLSFADHETGRLLEAISKLPDADNTLIFYIVGDNGASSEGGMDGTINEVKALSGIATPLADNMKHIDQIGDPDTEPHYPVGWAWAGNAPFQWVKQVASHFGGSRNPMVVSWPKVIKDKGGMRSQFVHLIDVLPTVLDASHLPAPKTVDGVEQKPMDGVSFLSTFTDKNAKPVRTRQYFEVFSNRAIYDNGWVAATQHTFPWRQDYAPGNWDKDKWELYNIDEDYSESVDLAKKYPEKVKELKAIFDEEAKKYNVYPLDDRGTGRLISPKPTPSDPKRKHFTFYAGATRLAETASPNTKNKSHSITAEVELKSKSDSGIIVASGGSSAGFALYVQNGKLVYHYNYFDDARYVITSKESLPIGKSTVRFDFTYDGGGTGKGGIGKLYINDKLVGEGRIDKTVAARFGIDTFGIGEDSGSPVAKSYKPPFKFTGIIDKVNIDLK, from the coding sequence ATGAAGTCTCTTATTAGTCCAAAACTGCTCTTAATTTTAGCTGTATTTCTTTTCAGCTGCAATCAATCTCAGAAAACAGATTCTGTAACAGAAAAAACGGATTCCGGAGAATTAGACCGTACAACACTTCCAATACCTGAACCTCCTTTTGGCGGTAAAATTGGAGAAACCTATAAAGATTCAAAAGAAGAATGGCCAAAATTGGTTACACCTCCGCAGGGAGCGCCAAATGTCATAATTATTCTTTTAGATGATGTTGGTTTCGGTCAAGTAAGCACTTTTGGAGGCCCTGTTCCTACGCCAGAATTGGATAAGCTTGCCGCAAATGGTTTAAAATACAACCGCTTTCACACAACTGCAATCTGCGGACCTTCACGTGCTGCTTTGCTGACAGGAAGAAATCATCATAATGCGGGTTCAGGTTTCTTAGCCGAATGGGCGACAGGATATCCGAGTTACAATTGTATGATTCCTAAAACAACTGCAACCTCAGGAAGAATTTTAAAAGGAAATGGATATAGCACCAGCTGGTTTGGTAAAAATCATAATACCCCAGATTGGGAAAGCAGTATTACGGGACCATTTGACCGTTGGCCGACAGGTTTAGGCTTCGATTATTTCTATGGATTTATTGGTGGAGAAACACATCAGTATTATCCAGTTCTTTTTGAAAATACCAAAGCTGTAGAACCAGATAAATCTCCAGAACAAGGTTATCATTTTATGACGGATATGACAGATAGAGCAATCAATTGGCTGGAATACAGTAAATCTGTTGCACCTCAAAAACCGGTTATGATGTATTTTGCTCCGGGAGCAGCACACGCGCCGCATCACGCACCAAAAGAATGGCGTGATAAATTTAAAGGTCAGTTTGATAAAGGCTGGGATGCGGTAAGACAAGAAACTTACGAGCGTCAGTTAAAAATGGGAATTATTCCAAAAGGAACAAAACTTACTCCAAGACCAGACTGGGTTACGCCTTGGGATAAGCTTTCGGCAGATCAGAAAAAACTTTTTGCAAAATTAATGGAAAATTATGCAGGCTATCTTTCGTTTGCAGATCATGAAACGGGACGACTTTTAGAGGCAATCAGTAAACTTCCAGATGCGGATAATACTTTGATATTTTATATTGTTGGAGATAACGGTGCAAGTTCTGAAGGAGGAATGGACGGAACAATTAATGAAGTAAAAGCATTAAGTGGAATCGCTACTCCTTTGGCAGATAACATGAAACATATTGATCAAATTGGAGATCCAGATACAGAACCGCATTATCCTGTAGGCTGGGCTTGGGCAGGAAATGCTCCTTTCCAGTGGGTAAAACAAGTAGCATCTCACTTTGGCGGAAGCCGAAATCCAATGGTTGTAAGCTGGCCAAAAGTTATAAAAGACAAAGGCGGAATGCGTAGCCAGTTTGTGCATTTAATAGATGTGCTTCCTACGGTTCTTGATGCTTCTCATTTGCCAGCGCCAAAAACGGTTGACGGTGTAGAGCAAAAACCTATGGACGGGGTTTCTTTCTTATCGACTTTTACAGATAAAAATGCGAAACCAGTTAGAACCAGACAATATTTTGAGGTTTTCAGCAACCGCGCTATTTATGATAATGGTTGGGTAGCGGCAACTCAACATACTTTCCCTTGGAGACAGGATTATGCACCAGGAAATTGGGATAAAGATAAATGGGAACTTTATAATATTGACGAAGATTATAGTGAATCTGTTGATTTGGCTAAAAAATATCCTGAAAAAGTAAAAGAATTGAAAGCCATTTTTGATGAAGAAGCGAAAAAATACAATGTTTATCCTTTGGATGATAGAGGTACAGGAAGATTAATTTCGCCAAAACCTACGCCTTCAGATCCTAAACGAAAACATTTTACTTTTTACGCAGGAGCAACAAGACTGGCTGAAACAGCATCACCAAATACCAAAAATAAATCACATAGTATTACAGCTGAAGTTGAACTGAAATCGAAGTCAGACAGCGGTATTATTGTGGCATCTGGCGGAAGTTCGGCGGGATTTGCTTTGTATGTTCAAAATGGAAAACTCGTTTATCATTATAATTATTTTGATGATGCGCGTTACGTAATCACCTCAAAAGAATCCCTTCCGATTGGAAAAAGTACCGTACGATTTGATTTTACTTATGATGGCGGAGGAACAGGAAAAGGAGGAATTGGTAAACTTTATATCAACGATAAATTAGTTGGCGAAGGACGAATCGATAAAACAGTTGCAGCCCGTTTCGGAATTGATACGTTCGGAATTGGTGAAGATTCAGGATCTCCTGTCGCAAAATCGTATAAACCTCCATTCAAGTTTACGGGAATAATTGATAAAGTGAATATTGACTTGAAATAA
- a CDS encoding MEDS domain-containing protein, which produces MNKQKPFSVCGESLSAPMHICGFFDSREQQYEVIIPYILEGLNANDKVINILEGNRHGEHCRCLAENGISIAEKLSTGQLEVLASEDTYIKDGEFAAEKMYNMLEKTLLSAERGGYDSVRACGDMVWALKNLPGTDELLEYEASLNFLTPKHSCSLICMYDVSSFSQSALRDILLTHPYVIKNGKITKNLNYMEPLDFISSVSDFRSSSLKC; this is translated from the coding sequence ATGAATAAACAGAAGCCATTTTCAGTATGTGGAGAATCATTATCGGCTCCAATGCACATTTGCGGTTTTTTTGATTCCAGAGAACAGCAATATGAGGTAATTATTCCTTATATTTTGGAAGGTTTAAATGCAAATGATAAAGTTATTAATATACTAGAAGGAAATCGTCATGGTGAACATTGTCGCTGTCTAGCAGAAAATGGTATATCCATTGCAGAAAAACTGTCTACTGGTCAATTGGAAGTTCTTGCTTCTGAAGACACCTATATAAAGGATGGTGAGTTTGCCGCAGAAAAGATGTATAATATGCTCGAAAAGACTTTATTATCTGCAGAAAGAGGCGGTTATGATAGCGTTAGAGCTTGCGGAGATATGGTATGGGCGCTAAAAAACCTGCCTGGTACTGATGAACTTCTTGAATACGAGGCAAGCCTTAATTTTCTAACTCCAAAACATTCTTGTTCGCTGATTTGTATGTACGATGTTAGTAGTTTTAGTCAAAGTGCTCTTAGAGATATTTTGCTTACACATCCGTACGTTATTAAGAACGGAAAAATTACAAAAAATCTTAATTATATGGAACCATTGGATTTTATTTCAAGTGTTTCAGATTTTCGATCGAGTTCACTCAAATGCTAA